In a single window of the Bufo bufo chromosome 5, aBufBuf1.1, whole genome shotgun sequence genome:
- the LOC121000608 gene encoding uncharacterized protein LOC121000608, producing the protein MDPEPAEVMSLSISVANLSGHVTRHLSGQGTLAPGEAIHSSSSDSPLVAAPSSSHSSLHAGSGSHGLCLRSNSLGSVPYQDSSASHSNQVRPFPSLPRSAHTSLCPDPPCPQVVVDVPDADFRTLFPFSPLDGADNGRKPPGLGESVGNLSVQGVWSSEEHSLPINILQLRAIHLSLLHCTDHLRGHLVRVQSDKSTAVAYLNHQGAMAETALILSWAVSHVQALSAVHIPDINNWIADFLNREHLDSGEWALHPQVFLAICASRFNHKV; encoded by the exons ATGGATCCTGAACCGGCAGAAGTCATGTCTTTATCGATCTCTGTGGCTAATCTTTCTGGGCATGTTACTCGACACCTTTCAGGCCAAGGTACTCTTGCCCCCGGAGAAGCTATCCACTCTTCGTCTTCAGATTCTCCCCTTGTTGCGGCCCCGTCCTCTTCCCATTCGTCACTGCATGCGGGCTCTGGGTCACATGGTCTCTGCCTTCGAAGCAATTCCCTAGGCTCCGTTCCATACCAGGACTCTTCAGCGAGCCATTCTAACCAAGTGCGACCGTTCCCCAGCCTCCCTCGATCGGCCCATACGTCTCTCTGCCCCGACCCGCCGTGCCCTCAAGTGGTGGTTGATGTCCCCGATGCTGACTTCAGGACGCTCTTTCCTTTCTCTCCGTTGGACGGTGCTGACAACGGACGCAAGCCTCCGGGGTTGGGGGAGAGTGTTGGAAATCTATCCGTTCAAGGTGTGTGGTCAAGCGAGGAGCACTCCCTCCCAATCAACATTTTGCAATTGAGAGCGATTCATCTCTCTCTGTTGCATTGCACAGACCATCTCCGGGGACATCTGGTTCGAGTTCAGTCTGACAAATCCACGGCGGTGGCGTACCTCAATCACCAGGGCGCCATGGCGGAAACAGCTCTCATTCTCAGCTGGGCGGTGAGCCATGTTCAGGCGCTGTCGGCAGTTCACATTCCCGACATCAACAACTGGATCGCCGACTTCCTCAACCGGGAGCATCTCGATTCCGGCGAATGGGCTCTTCACCCGCAAGTTTTTCTAGCCATCTGC GCCTCCCGCTTTAACCACAAGGTATAG